A single region of the Vibrio cyclitrophicus genome encodes:
- a CDS encoding EAL domain-containing protein → MQTFTFLANTEALFRAQFDQREWCDSKQYLIQIFSAQSSDLARQIASVALNRLNNATLIGQSARHVICDNCLESACTLVIVSEFNETHLTSAVQPFTGNPNQDSQDLAFQLRLTEDTKTVISLCDQVEGRDYPIYSAFENLPYALPIAGGLCHENEFGRWVMHNEQTYQHACVAVALTNPELKVWSDAYSEWNPIGMKLRVTHAVGNRLYALNDKPAIEVFKHYLADGKDLPFSQLMSFPLYRELGRKKGISTPLRINDDGSIEFDSPWHVGEEAQFCYNHPSLTAEKVRHGAEMLAMHQPESVIIYNCVSRLEFIDSKVELKPFEGIVNTCGAYCMGELYRNEDRQEILHHSLTYIAMRESDEIKEFRCEDFQCGSTVSPLLNLVRNAVADLDSMNTQMEKKLHQQARRLTESYRIDSRTGLPNRIVLKERLNTILFSEHLLTLKLTNFHQVNEKYGYQVGDQLLLDLSNHFIERLQLRVVKEPRMKVELFSIGVGEWAIIFNSSVSSAKIKEGFVEFADDIEHINFEPYGLADIDYLSVSLCGGFASRCDFLTDSGDEILLKAIEARRYGVRNNTHITNAKDIQVSEEDRKEQLGWLSCVSRAILDQNIITYSQPIVESGTHEMIGQECLVRIMESDGTIVPPGKFLPIIADTHLYTRLSRHMIKSTIGYMADKQSSFSINLSPQDLLSDKTLEVLEAAISGMNDPTRLGLEVLESEQIKDYGRMIEVCDHFRALGARIIVDDFGSGYSNIDEIIKLEPQIIKLDGSLIRNIDKDQKQRNIASQLVRLCQVFNAKTVAEFVHNQQVCEIAEQMGVDYLQGYYFGEPKRLF, encoded by the coding sequence ATGCAAACATTTACATTTCTCGCAAATACTGAGGCGTTATTTAGAGCTCAATTTGATCAGCGAGAATGGTGTGACAGCAAACAGTACCTTATTCAAATTTTCTCAGCTCAATCTTCAGATCTAGCTCGTCAAATCGCGAGTGTTGCCCTCAATCGTTTAAATAATGCGACGCTAATTGGCCAGAGTGCTCGTCATGTTATCTGTGATAATTGCCTTGAAAGTGCGTGCACCTTAGTCATCGTCAGTGAGTTCAACGAAACCCATCTAACCTCTGCGGTCCAGCCTTTTACCGGCAATCCAAATCAAGACAGCCAAGACTTAGCTTTTCAATTGCGCCTTACAGAAGACACCAAAACGGTTATCAGCTTGTGCGATCAAGTTGAAGGGCGTGATTATCCTATCTATAGTGCTTTTGAAAATTTGCCTTACGCCTTGCCGATTGCTGGTGGACTGTGTCATGAGAATGAATTTGGTCGTTGGGTTATGCATAACGAGCAAACCTACCAGCACGCCTGTGTTGCGGTGGCTCTGACTAACCCAGAACTGAAGGTTTGGTCGGATGCGTACTCTGAGTGGAACCCGATTGGGATGAAGCTACGAGTCACACATGCAGTTGGAAATCGCTTATACGCGTTGAATGACAAGCCTGCTATTGAAGTATTCAAACATTACCTTGCGGATGGCAAAGACCTTCCTTTTAGCCAGTTGATGAGCTTTCCGCTTTATCGAGAACTTGGTAGAAAGAAGGGTATCTCGACGCCGCTACGTATTAATGATGATGGCAGTATCGAGTTTGATAGCCCATGGCATGTCGGTGAAGAGGCGCAGTTTTGTTATAACCACCCCTCTTTGACAGCGGAAAAGGTGCGCCACGGTGCCGAGATGCTAGCCATGCATCAACCTGAATCGGTGATCATCTATAACTGTGTCTCTCGCCTTGAGTTTATTGATAGTAAGGTCGAGCTGAAACCATTTGAAGGGATAGTGAACACGTGCGGTGCTTACTGCATGGGTGAGCTATACCGCAATGAAGACCGCCAAGAGATACTGCACCACAGCCTGACTTATATCGCTATGCGCGAGTCTGACGAGATTAAAGAGTTTCGTTGTGAAGATTTTCAGTGTGGCTCTACAGTGTCGCCATTGCTTAACCTTGTTAGAAATGCAGTCGCTGATCTCGACAGTATGAATACTCAGATGGAGAAGAAGCTCCATCAACAAGCGCGCCGCTTAACCGAGAGCTATCGTATTGACTCACGTACTGGCTTGCCGAACCGCATAGTATTAAAAGAACGCCTTAATACGATTCTGTTTAGTGAACACTTACTCACGTTAAAGCTCACGAATTTCCATCAAGTTAATGAGAAATACGGCTATCAAGTCGGTGATCAATTACTGCTTGATCTGTCTAATCACTTTATCGAGCGATTACAGCTTCGTGTCGTGAAAGAGCCTCGCATGAAGGTAGAACTATTCAGTATTGGTGTCGGAGAGTGGGCGATTATTTTTAATTCCAGTGTTAGTAGTGCGAAAATAAAAGAAGGGTTCGTTGAGTTTGCAGATGACATCGAACACATTAATTTTGAGCCGTATGGTTTGGCTGATATTGATTACCTGTCAGTTTCTCTGTGTGGAGGCTTTGCTAGTCGTTGTGACTTCTTAACCGACAGCGGTGACGAGATCTTATTGAAAGCGATCGAAGCTCGACGTTATGGAGTGCGTAATAACACCCATATTACTAACGCTAAAGACATTCAGGTGAGCGAGGAAGATCGCAAGGAACAGCTTGGTTGGTTGAGCTGTGTAAGTCGTGCGATTTTAGATCAGAACATCATCACCTACTCACAACCGATTGTGGAATCGGGTACACACGAAATGATTGGCCAAGAGTGTTTGGTCAGAATCATGGAGTCGGACGGTACCATTGTGCCTCCAGGAAAGTTCTTACCTATCATTGCTGATACGCATCTATACACGCGTCTTAGTCGACACATGATTAAGAGCACGATCGGCTACATGGCGGATAAGCAGAGCTCGTTTTCTATCAATCTATCCCCACAAGATTTATTGAGCGATAAGACGCTCGAGGTTCTTGAGGCTGCGATAAGTGGTATGAACGACCCCACTCGACTGGGCTTAGAGGTTTTGGAATCTGAGCAGATCAAAGATTATGGCCGCATGATTGAGGTGTGTGATCACTTCCGCGCACTCGGGGCTAGAATCATTGTTGATGACTTTGGCTCTGGTTATTCCAACATCGATGAAATCATTAAGCTAGAGCCGCAGATCATTAAGCTCGACGGTAGCTTGATTCGTAATATCGACAAAGATCAAAAACAAAGAAACATCGCTTCTCAATTGGTTCGCTTATGCCAAGTGTTCAATGCTAAAACGGTCGCTGAATTTGTCCATAACCAACAAGTTTGTGAGATAGCAGAGCAAATGGGCGTCGATTATCTGCAGGGATACTACTTCGGTGAGCCTAAACGACTGTTTTAG
- the cyaY gene encoding iron donor protein CyaY, whose translation MNETEFHQLVDIQMQNIEEAIDGSEADIDYEVTGNVMTLEFENRSQIIINRQEPMKEIWLASKSGGFHFKLIDDKWTCSKTGMELFEMVKEECVKHAGEEIDWV comes from the coding sequence ATGAACGAGACTGAATTTCATCAGCTGGTCGATATACAGATGCAAAACATCGAAGAAGCTATCGATGGATCAGAGGCAGATATTGATTACGAAGTGACTGGTAACGTGATGACGCTGGAGTTTGAGAACCGCAGCCAAATCATCATTAACCGCCAAGAACCAATGAAAGAAATCTGGTTGGCGTCTAAATCTGGTGGCTTCCACTTTAAATTAATCGACGACAAGTGGACATGTTCTAAGACGGGCATGGAGCTGTTCGAGATGGTGAAAGAAGAATGCGTCAAGCACGCAGGTGAAGAGATCGATTGGGTCTAA
- the yigB gene encoding 5-amino-6-(5-phospho-D-ribitylamino)uracil phosphatase YigB — MRIYRGLKPIKAMTFDLDDTLYDNWPVIMKVEKEMAQWLYQKHPVSASLSLEEWQGIKQQVASENPALKHDVTVWRETQIKSGLLQLGYSLQQAEQAAREGIEHALWLRNQVDVPQETHRVMRELSQRIPLVAITNGNVDPHKIGLGQYFQLILKAGPDGRAKPYPDMFEKAQKHLDCDAANILHVGDHLKTDVYGAKQNGFQACWFNDTGSNLYRSPKASVLPDVEIDQLSDLMRLI, encoded by the coding sequence ATGCGAATTTATCGAGGGTTAAAGCCCATCAAAGCCATGACCTTTGACTTGGATGACACCCTGTATGACAACTGGCCTGTGATCATGAAGGTTGAGAAAGAGATGGCACAGTGGCTTTATCAAAAGCACCCAGTGTCGGCTTCTTTATCGCTTGAAGAGTGGCAGGGCATTAAGCAGCAAGTCGCATCTGAAAACCCAGCTTTGAAACATGATGTCACCGTGTGGCGTGAAACTCAGATTAAGAGTGGTTTGCTGCAATTGGGTTACTCTCTGCAGCAAGCAGAGCAAGCGGCTCGAGAGGGCATTGAGCATGCCTTATGGCTGCGCAATCAAGTCGATGTACCTCAAGAAACACATCGAGTGATGAGAGAGCTTAGCCAGCGTATTCCTCTGGTTGCGATTACCAATGGCAATGTCGATCCACACAAAATTGGCTTAGGGCAGTATTTTCAATTAATCCTTAAAGCCGGCCCTGATGGCAGAGCAAAACCCTACCCAGATATGTTTGAAAAAGCTCAGAAACACCTAGATTGCGACGCTGCGAATATTCTTCATGTTGGTGACCACCTCAAAACAGATGTCTATGGAGCCAAGCAAAATGGCTTTCAAGCGTGCTGGTTTAATGACACTGGTTCCAATTTATACCGCTCCCCGAAGGCGAGTGTGCTCCCTGATGTTGAAATAGACCAACTTAGCGATCTTATGCGACTAATTTAA
- a CDS encoding DUF484 family protein, with amino-acid sequence MSYVEADALTAEVVAEYLRDNPDFFQDRKDLVDRLAINNVEQGAVSLVEVQLKRQRHRIEELEEEITGLMSLAANNDKTFYEFMDLQAQVLKCSDFMQVIKAVEQKALDLGLKAHVRILSQSGFYQLSAEGYSKFSLNHFNGKDAYLGRLRKADRHDLFGDYPVPELGSYVVLPLAKQSPLGLLAFSSEDGGHFQPHMDTLFLRHLALVVAHLADTLPWQINNEPRAQNTSS; translated from the coding sequence TTGTCTTACGTTGAAGCCGACGCACTCACCGCAGAAGTGGTCGCGGAATATTTACGTGATAACCCAGATTTTTTCCAAGACCGAAAAGATTTGGTTGATCGCCTTGCTATCAATAACGTTGAGCAGGGCGCTGTTTCTCTGGTTGAGGTTCAGCTTAAACGCCAGCGTCATCGAATCGAAGAGCTTGAAGAAGAGATCACTGGCTTGATGTCGTTGGCAGCAAATAACGATAAAACCTTCTATGAGTTTATGGATCTGCAAGCGCAAGTGCTGAAATGCAGTGACTTCATGCAGGTGATAAAAGCCGTTGAACAAAAAGCGTTAGACCTTGGGCTTAAGGCTCATGTTCGTATTCTTTCGCAATCTGGCTTTTATCAGTTGAGTGCTGAGGGTTACTCTAAGTTTTCGCTTAACCACTTCAACGGTAAAGATGCTTATCTTGGGCGCTTGAGAAAAGCCGACAGACACGATTTGTTTGGTGATTATCCAGTTCCAGAGCTAGGCTCTTATGTAGTACTACCGCTTGCTAAGCAGTCTCCATTGGGTTTGCTCGCCTTTTCTAGTGAAGATGGCGGACATTTCCAACCCCATATGGATACGCTCTTTTTACGCCATTTAGCACTTGTTGTCGCTCATTTGGCGGACACCTTACCTTGGCAGATAAATAATGAGCCTAGAGCCCAAAATACCTCTTCCTAA
- the lysA gene encoding diaminopimelate decarboxylase: MDYFNYQEDGQLWAEDVALSQLAEQYGTPLYVYSRATLERHWNAFDSSVGEHPHLVCYAVKANSNLGVLNTLARLGSGFDIVSGGELERVVAAGGDPAKVVFSGVGKTAAEMKRALELNIKCFNVESEPELERLNKVAGELGVKAPISLRINPDVDANTHPYISTGLRDNKFGIAFDRAPAVYAFAQTLDNLSIHGIDCHIGSQLTDIEPFIDATDRLLALIDQLRANGINIKHLDVGGGLGVVYRDELPPQPSDYAKALLARLDNHSDLELIFEPGRAIAANAGVLLTKVEFLKPTEHKNFAIIDAAMNDLMRPALYQAWQDIVPVSPRQGEAVTYDLVGPICETGDFLGKDRDLVLEEGDLLAVRSAGAYGFAMSSNYNTRSRAAEVMVDGDKTHLVRQREELTSLWELENILPE, encoded by the coding sequence TTGGATTACTTCAACTATCAGGAAGATGGCCAGCTTTGGGCTGAGGACGTCGCACTTTCACAACTAGCAGAGCAATATGGTACACCGCTGTATGTATATTCTCGTGCAACATTAGAACGCCACTGGAATGCGTTTGATTCATCGGTTGGTGAGCATCCACACTTGGTGTGTTATGCCGTTAAAGCTAACTCGAACCTTGGCGTATTGAACACTTTGGCTCGTTTGGGCTCAGGCTTTGACATCGTTTCTGGCGGTGAGCTAGAGCGTGTGGTTGCTGCAGGTGGCGATCCGGCGAAAGTTGTGTTCTCTGGTGTCGGCAAAACAGCCGCTGAAATGAAGCGTGCGCTTGAGTTGAACATTAAGTGTTTCAACGTAGAGTCTGAACCAGAACTAGAGCGACTGAATAAAGTGGCTGGTGAGCTTGGTGTTAAAGCGCCGATTTCACTGCGTATCAACCCAGATGTTGATGCAAACACTCACCCTTACATTTCTACAGGTCTGCGTGATAACAAGTTTGGTATTGCTTTCGACCGTGCTCCAGCTGTTTATGCGTTTGCACAAACACTCGATAACTTGTCTATCCATGGTATTGATTGCCACATCGGTTCTCAGTTAACAGATATCGAACCTTTCATCGACGCAACTGATCGTCTGCTTGCACTAATCGACCAACTGCGTGCTAACGGTATCAACATCAAACACCTTGATGTCGGTGGTGGCTTAGGTGTGGTTTATCGTGATGAATTACCTCCACAGCCTTCTGACTACGCCAAAGCCTTATTGGCTCGCCTAGACAATCATTCTGATCTAGAGCTGATTTTCGAGCCTGGAAGAGCGATTGCTGCTAACGCTGGTGTATTATTAACGAAAGTCGAGTTCCTGAAGCCAACTGAGCATAAGAACTTTGCCATCATCGATGCCGCGATGAATGACCTAATGCGTCCAGCGCTTTACCAAGCGTGGCAAGATATTGTTCCTGTGAGCCCTCGTCAGGGTGAAGCCGTGACTTACGATTTGGTTGGCCCAATCTGTGAGACAGGCGATTTCCTAGGTAAAGATCGTGACCTTGTTCTCGAAGAAGGTGATCTGCTAGCAGTTCGTTCAGCGGGTGCTTATGGCTTCGCGATGTCATCTAACTACAACACTCGTTCGCGTGCGGCTGAAGTGATGGTGGATGGCGATAAAACTCACTTGGTTCGTCAGCGTGAAGAGCTTACGAGTCTGTGGGAACTTGAAAACATTCTTCCGGAGTAA
- a CDS encoding lipoprotein has translation MKFSLVHPFYPIAFPECGAIIGGIELIITICKMKKLITALFMVSVIGLSGCGQTGPLYDPDEVQQTEQSQ, from the coding sequence ATGAAATTCAGTCTCGTTCATCCTTTCTATCCTATTGCTTTTCCTGAGTGTGGTGCGATTATAGGGGGCATTGAGTTAATAATCACGATATGCAAAATGAAAAAATTAATTACCGCTCTGTTTATGGTGTCCGTTATTGGACTTTCTGGTTGTGGTCAAACGGGTCCGTTATACGATCCTGATGAAGTTCAGCAGACTGAACAATCACAATAA
- a CDS encoding EAL domain-containing protein, with amino-acid sequence MQSTSLLIQDIEQTQRELEKIDFHQHESLLIQVFSSFEKGSVLAACQVIQSTFPNAKLIGCSANHYISQGVILHQGLYLIVTRFEATSYSCGVVEYSEQPLLDSHAMWQQLECNDTTHNIICFADRLQINDRDLFSAFEQSRYSLPICGGASTITDNGRWVMLDGICYENAYVMLALHSVELSITKGYYTEWNPIGRTFRVTGAQDNRLLELDGIPVRQLYNRYLADGLEVPFEQLHNFPLMVGDPKEQNIHLPLKVVESGEIEFSGQFQVGDEVRFCYDHPSLTLEQIRLGVQQIASHRPEQFFIYNCTSRIDFIDGNQEVEVFQKLADSYGVYCMGELYHENDQQRILHHSLTYLALREGEGKAVLPLETQPATNISPLFSLIRNALLDVDDMNNSMASKIQQQATALTASYRIDRRTGLPNRSVLREKLSKMSSDSHLLALKVTTFGQINEKYGYRVGDKLLHDLSEYFQKALWQFFDKGCQLYSIGIGEWAVVFDSWASQEHIHQRFSEFADQTEHVNFEPTGLPDIDYLSVSICAGVASRRDFPDTSIDDLLLKAIEARRSAVSQNKHLVSAKTLIQLEKHRQEQLGWLSCVSRAVLNQNIVACSQPIVSAHCHQVESYECLVRIEEDGQLIAPGKFLPIIEGTHLYTRLSRQMITRTFDFMSQRTDSFSINLAPQDFSNEKTILHLEQAIKKISHPQRIGLEVLETEQIQDYGRLIEVCNHFRDLGVNIIVDDFGSGYSNIDEILKLEPQVIKLDGSLIRNIDKDKKQRKIAQQLVSLCQILNAKTVAEFVHNEQVCRIAEDMGVDYLQGYYFGQPQRLF; translated from the coding sequence ATGCAGTCGACTTCTCTCCTGATACAAGACATTGAGCAAACCCAACGTGAATTGGAAAAGATAGATTTTCATCAACATGAAAGCCTACTGATTCAGGTTTTTTCGTCTTTCGAGAAAGGTTCTGTTTTGGCTGCCTGCCAAGTGATTCAATCGACTTTTCCCAATGCCAAACTGATTGGTTGTAGTGCTAACCACTACATCAGCCAAGGCGTCATCCTGCACCAAGGCCTTTACCTGATTGTTACCCGCTTTGAAGCGACGTCTTACTCTTGTGGTGTTGTCGAATATAGCGAACAACCATTGCTTGATAGCCACGCCATGTGGCAACAACTTGAGTGCAATGATACTACTCACAACATCATCTGTTTCGCAGATCGCTTGCAGATAAATGACCGAGATCTATTTTCAGCGTTTGAGCAGTCGAGATATTCATTGCCGATTTGTGGCGGTGCATCGACAATCACAGATAATGGGCGTTGGGTGATGCTAGACGGCATTTGCTATGAGAATGCCTATGTGATGTTAGCTCTGCACAGCGTTGAGTTATCAATCACCAAGGGTTACTACACTGAATGGAACCCTATTGGCCGGACTTTTCGAGTGACTGGTGCTCAAGATAACCGCTTGCTGGAATTGGACGGTATTCCTGTTCGCCAACTCTATAATCGTTATCTCGCTGATGGCCTTGAAGTGCCTTTTGAACAACTGCATAACTTTCCCTTGATGGTCGGTGACCCGAAAGAGCAAAACATTCACTTACCACTCAAGGTAGTAGAAAGTGGAGAGATTGAATTCAGTGGTCAGTTCCAAGTAGGCGATGAGGTTCGGTTTTGTTACGACCATCCATCATTGACCTTAGAACAAATCCGACTGGGTGTTCAGCAGATCGCCTCTCATAGACCAGAACAGTTCTTTATTTACAACTGCACCTCTCGCATCGACTTTATTGATGGCAACCAAGAAGTTGAGGTTTTCCAAAAATTGGCAGACAGCTATGGCGTTTACTGCATGGGAGAGCTCTATCATGAGAATGACCAACAACGAATCTTGCACCATAGCCTTACTTACCTCGCGCTTAGAGAAGGCGAGGGTAAGGCTGTGTTGCCATTAGAGACACAACCTGCGACCAATATATCCCCTCTGTTTTCATTGATCCGAAATGCATTGCTTGATGTCGATGATATGAACAACAGCATGGCGAGTAAGATTCAGCAGCAAGCCACCGCATTGACGGCGAGCTATCGAATTGATCGTCGTACCGGTTTACCCAATCGAAGTGTGTTGCGTGAGAAGTTGTCGAAAATGAGCAGTGATAGCCACTTGTTAGCTTTGAAGGTCACGACCTTTGGTCAGATCAATGAGAAGTATGGTTATCGAGTCGGTGACAAGCTGCTGCATGATTTGAGTGAGTACTTTCAAAAAGCACTGTGGCAGTTCTTTGATAAAGGGTGTCAGCTTTATAGCATCGGTATTGGTGAGTGGGCGGTGGTGTTTGATAGCTGGGCAAGCCAAGAACATATTCATCAACGCTTCTCTGAATTTGCTGATCAAACCGAGCATGTGAATTTCGAGCCTACTGGTTTACCCGACATTGATTACCTGTCGGTGTCTATCTGTGCGGGTGTTGCGAGTCGTCGAGATTTCCCTGATACCTCGATAGATGACTTATTGCTGAAGGCGATTGAAGCGAGGCGCAGCGCAGTCAGCCAAAACAAACACCTAGTGAGTGCCAAGACGCTCATTCAACTAGAAAAACATCGCCAAGAACAGTTGGGTTGGTTGTCGTGTGTCAGCCGCGCAGTGCTTAATCAAAACATTGTCGCGTGTTCTCAACCGATTGTCTCAGCACACTGTCATCAGGTAGAAAGCTACGAGTGTTTGGTTCGAATTGAAGAGGACGGTCAGCTGATTGCACCGGGTAAGTTCTTGCCAATCATTGAAGGAACCCATCTCTATACACGCCTCAGTCGTCAGATGATAACGCGCACCTTTGATTTTATGAGTCAGCGAACCGATTCGTTCTCAATTAACTTGGCGCCACAAGATTTTAGCAATGAGAAAACCATTCTTCACCTTGAACAAGCCATCAAAAAAATCAGCCACCCACAGCGTATTGGTTTAGAGGTGTTGGAAACCGAACAAATTCAGGATTACGGTCGCTTGATCGAGGTGTGTAATCACTTCCGAGATCTTGGTGTGAATATTATTGTCGATGACTTTGGTTCGGGCTACTCGAACATTGATGAGATATTGAAACTGGAACCACAAGTGATAAAGCTTGATGGCAGTTTAATTCGTAATATTGATAAGGATAAAAAACAACGCAAGATAGCCCAGCAGCTGGTGAGCTTATGTCAGATTTTGAATGCTAAGACAGTGGCGGAGTTCGTTCATAACGAGCAAGTGTGTCGTATTGCTGAAGACATGGGTGTCGATTACCTGCAAGGGTATTACTTTGGTCAACCTCAGCGTTTGTTCTGA
- the dapF gene encoding diaminopimelate epimerase, whose amino-acid sequence MHFHFSKMHGLGNDFMVVDCITQNIFFSPDLIRRLADRHTGVGFDQLLVVEAPYDPETDFHYRIFNADGSEVEQCGNGARCFARFVRMKGLTNKYSINVSTKKGKMVLKIEENDLITVNMGIPEFEPGKIPFKAKQPEKTYILRTDVHTLFCGAVSMGNPHVVTVVDDVDTADVDTLGPLLESHERFPERVNAGFMQVVNREEVRLRVYERGAGETQACGSGACGAVAVGITQGLLAENVKVRLPGGDLHISWQGPGKPLFMTGPATHVFDGQLSC is encoded by the coding sequence ATGCACTTCCACTTTTCTAAAATGCATGGTTTGGGCAATGATTTCATGGTCGTGGACTGCATTACTCAAAATATTTTCTTTTCTCCAGATCTGATCCGTCGTTTGGCGGATCGTCACACTGGCGTGGGCTTTGATCAGCTACTTGTGGTTGAGGCTCCCTATGATCCAGAAACTGATTTCCATTACCGCATATTCAATGCGGATGGCAGTGAAGTGGAGCAGTGTGGTAATGGTGCACGTTGTTTTGCACGATTCGTTCGCATGAAAGGCTTAACGAATAAGTACAGCATCAACGTCAGCACCAAGAAAGGTAAAATGGTTCTCAAGATTGAAGAGAATGACCTGATCACGGTGAACATGGGCATTCCTGAGTTCGAACCCGGTAAGATTCCATTTAAGGCCAAGCAGCCAGAGAAGACGTATATCCTAAGAACGGATGTACACACCTTATTCTGTGGTGCGGTAAGCATGGGTAACCCACATGTGGTTACCGTGGTTGATGATGTCGACACGGCTGATGTGGACACCTTAGGCCCGCTACTTGAATCACACGAACGTTTCCCTGAGCGTGTTAATGCTGGCTTTATGCAGGTCGTTAACCGTGAAGAAGTTCGCTTGCGTGTTTACGAGCGCGGTGCGGGTGAAACTCAGGCATGTGGCAGCGGAGCGTGTGGCGCAGTTGCCGTTGGTATCACTCAAGGCTTACTGGCTGAGAATGTGAAGGTTCGTCTACCTGGCGGTGACTTACACATTAGCTGGCAAGGCCCGGGTAAACCTCTGTTTATGACAGGCCCTGCAACGCATGTGTTTGATGGGCAACTTTCTTGCTAA
- the xerC gene encoding tyrosine recombinase XerC: MSLEPKIPLPNSLQKPLSRFYEYLRSEKGLSLHTQRNYKQQLETMAGHLVTLGLKDWGQVDAAWVRQLASKGMREGMKASSIATRLSSLRSFFDFLVLRGEMTANPAKGVSAPRKQRPLPKNLDVDEVGQLLDVNEDDPLSIRDRAMMEVMYGAGLRLAELVGINLKDVLGRQGEIRVIGKGDKERKAPFSGLAKEWVDKWLKVRGELASPGESALFVSKLGTRISHRSVQKRMEEWGKKQSVASHISPHKLRHSFATHVLESSQNLRAVQELLGHENISTTQVYTHLDFQHLAQAYDQAHPRARKKNKD; encoded by the coding sequence ATGAGCCTAGAGCCCAAAATACCTCTTCCTAACAGTCTTCAAAAGCCACTTTCTCGCTTCTATGAATATCTCCGAAGCGAGAAGGGACTCAGCCTACACACCCAACGTAATTACAAACAACAACTTGAAACCATGGCCGGTCATTTAGTCACGCTAGGACTGAAAGACTGGGGTCAAGTCGATGCGGCGTGGGTAAGACAACTGGCCAGTAAAGGCATGCGTGAGGGAATGAAAGCGAGCAGCATTGCAACGCGCTTATCTTCACTGCGCAGCTTCTTTGATTTCCTTGTGTTGCGTGGCGAAATGACCGCCAATCCAGCCAAAGGTGTCTCTGCACCTCGCAAACAACGCCCTTTGCCTAAAAACCTCGATGTTGATGAAGTGGGTCAACTGCTTGATGTGAATGAGGATGACCCATTGTCGATTCGTGACCGAGCGATGATGGAGGTGATGTATGGTGCTGGATTACGACTGGCAGAACTGGTCGGTATCAATCTGAAAGATGTGTTGGGTCGACAAGGCGAAATTCGAGTGATTGGTAAAGGCGACAAAGAACGCAAAGCGCCTTTTTCTGGTTTAGCAAAAGAGTGGGTCGATAAATGGCTCAAAGTTCGTGGTGAATTGGCTTCACCGGGTGAAAGCGCGCTGTTTGTCTCTAAGCTCGGGACTCGTATCTCTCACCGCAGCGTGCAAAAGCGTATGGAAGAGTGGGGCAAGAAGCAATCTGTCGCGAGCCACATCAGCCCGCATAAACTGCGTCACTCCTTCGCAACGCATGTGCTGGAGTCGAGTCAAAACCTTCGTGCTGTTCAAGAGTTGTTAGGGCATGAAAACATCTCGACTACGCAAGTGTATACCCACTTGGATTTCCAACACTTAGCGCAAGCTTATGATCAGGCTCATCCGAGAGCTCGTAAGAAGAATAAAGATTAG